The proteins below are encoded in one region of Borrelia hispanica CRI:
- a CDS encoding SpiroCoCo family coiled-coil protein, with amino-acid sequence MIDFVTLLVNLLTVFLILFIYRQYDRRSRALDKIKKFVDIAKDNLEDFIDEKTKEINNLAVDMEAYQRSSIEIIKKIDEVQQKIKNKSDDFAEVEKKIAYHDSMLKDLDDMALKVQDNIQRLQVDGKVVDKLAKTLKNFNTQIDSVDSKLNTIFEKFAKTNKENLESIKIESWEKFDNTIKDFSVRMDNLDKNLMSYQESLLMVEEKKRDILDKGNEKLENEFKDFLLKIESNIDNYNRGMEKSFDIYESKYKSIENSLDLIIEQAKTKINDKEDFILTKLNEELQRKFNEVFLYVDGRSNQIKDELEGKLVLVDNEVLSLSSVFKDNTYSRLNSLEETIRQEMRQYEEQFADILEQFRVQIESNVGDIYREYDSKINQFDKEIRERIDYSLEDANSKIESVQSGVKSLLDDLEDDSNKIYFEFKKKVKGDIDSFNEDVFSKMNNIGSDLDLKLLNINTNIQDEVSKLDNVLYLKLKELNEKFVNEYSDLNENVNSKYAILLESLNLKSNELEIQLESKYKGIADKFERSINDFTVECDERFNNIAEKSDYDYQNFETTSKRVNEGINSLNVLLEQNFETLKRNFESKLNGINSDIDNEVLNLKNHYGEEIGNFVRAMEANKLQYENLQKEVELNLKEVKSNLNSANEEFLNLIETQRIKGTELSENIFNELSEHIQKKAMDMHTNWKDELIILNKSLLDIKISSEELLSSASSKIDSFEKDVNERLEYVISKTETFEGSVLDRYRELKEMSSKNSEEVLLGIKEFIDNQAEIIHDKVIMMLNGFNDDFSNREEVIKRKIEELNYSLKDFKIECEDVLNNLRSDLDEFIETRVQKIAAIKMDNQKQIDDFLTQISEDILSKKDMLDNEIDGKLNTWQDKLSEISVNIENVLSSGKMDISSIDSEMALKINDLKTTFEGLESYYLEKIDEFRNQGNVYADELLQNIMSHFDTDAKELEESLSKKFAIVLDKSEEFVKEVDSLLKDKRTDIASFQANIDITIDSLNSRFNDLNREINEKYSKVISDSRGYSETLASKLENEIGYEIENVNRRLTDKIDVLSKNMDENIEKFKESFDVSRYQVANFEIRIKDIVEKEEVRIGEFLREIEYQYKMRREEAIDYRKVMDNDIIQLKERFIGVINELKNNIEDKSEFLNELYKERFKIVENNFDERYSTFFIESEGAISKIRDEIYKILTDNDDRLRAKIAEMDRNFEIVDARSKEILEFEEDLRKKIEENNNSIYEQFDIVKFDIEKEMKIQFDAYMMKVTSAINDEIEKYEYGINEKLDVLKSIEDNCEIIEKNLKEKMDKYNNDCDKVFDLKYAELEDKYNEKHSLIERKIDDKANEVEELISNKYAELEGKYNEKHSLIERKIDDKTNVVEELISNKYTELEDKYNEKHLLIERKIDDKTNVVEELISNKYTELEDKYNEKHLLIERKIDDKTNVVEELISNKYTELEDKYNEKHLLIERKIDDKANEVEELISNKYTELEDKYNEKHLLIERKIDDK; translated from the coding sequence ATGATAGATTTTGTAACCCTTTTGGTTAATCTTTTAACGGTTTTCTTAATTTTATTTATTTACAGGCAGTATGATAGACGTTCAAGAGCTTTAGATAAAATTAAAAAATTTGTTGATATTGCTAAAGATAATCTTGAAGATTTTATTGATGAGAAGACAAAAGAGATCAATAATCTTGCTGTTGATATGGAAGCATATCAACGTTCTAGTATAGAAATTATAAAAAAGATAGATGAAGTTCAACAAAAAATTAAAAATAAGAGTGATGATTTTGCAGAAGTTGAAAAAAAAATTGCTTATCATGATTCTATGCTTAAAGATTTAGATGATATGGCTCTTAAAGTGCAGGATAATATACAGCGACTTCAAGTAGATGGTAAAGTGGTAGATAAACTTGCAAAGACTTTGAAAAATTTTAATACTCAGATTGATTCTGTTGATTCTAAATTAAATACTATTTTTGAAAAATTTGCTAAAACAAATAAGGAAAATCTTGAATCTATCAAGATTGAGAGTTGGGAAAAATTTGATAATACTATTAAAGACTTTAGTGTTAGAATGGATAATCTTGATAAAAATCTTATGTCTTATCAAGAATCTTTATTAATGGTTGAGGAAAAAAAGAGAGACATTTTGGATAAAGGTAATGAAAAACTTGAAAATGAGTTTAAGGACTTTTTGCTTAAAATTGAATCTAACATAGATAATTATAACAGAGGAATGGAAAAATCTTTTGATATTTACGAGTCTAAGTATAAATCGATTGAAAATTCTCTTGATCTTATTATAGAGCAGGCTAAAACTAAAATTAATGATAAGGAAGATTTTATTTTAACTAAGTTAAATGAAGAGTTGCAGCGGAAGTTTAATGAAGTTTTTTTATATGTTGATGGTCGTTCTAATCAGATAAAAGATGAACTTGAAGGTAAATTGGTATTAGTAGACAATGAGGTATTGTCTTTAAGTTCTGTTTTTAAGGACAATACTTATTCTAGATTGAATTCTCTTGAAGAAACTATCAGACAAGAAATGAGGCAATATGAAGAGCAATTTGCAGATATTTTAGAGCAATTTAGAGTTCAAATTGAGTCTAATGTGGGTGATATTTATAGGGAATATGATAGTAAAATAAATCAATTTGACAAAGAGATAAGAGAGAGAATAGATTATAGCTTGGAAGATGCCAATTCTAAAATAGAGAGTGTTCAGAGTGGGGTTAAGAGCTTGCTTGATGATCTTGAAGATGATTCTAATAAGATATATTTTGAATTTAAGAAAAAAGTTAAAGGGGATATTGATAGTTTTAATGAAGATGTGTTTTCAAAAATGAATAACATTGGAAGTGATTTAGATTTAAAACTTTTAAATATTAATACAAATATTCAAGATGAAGTTTCCAAGTTAGATAATGTTTTGTATTTAAAACTTAAAGAGTTGAATGAAAAATTTGTTAATGAATATTCAGATTTAAATGAAAATGTTAATTCGAAGTATGCAATACTTTTGGAATCTTTAAATTTAAAAAGTAATGAATTGGAAATTCAGTTGGAGAGTAAATATAAAGGTATTGCAGATAAATTTGAGCGTAGTATTAATGATTTTACTGTTGAATGTGATGAAAGATTTAATAATATTGCTGAAAAATCAGATTATGATTATCAAAATTTTGAAACTACTAGTAAAAGGGTCAATGAAGGTATAAATTCGCTGAATGTTTTGTTAGAGCAAAACTTTGAGACTTTAAAAAGAAATTTTGAATCTAAATTAAATGGTATCAATTCTGATATTGATAATGAGGTTTTGAACTTAAAAAATCACTATGGAGAAGAGATAGGTAACTTTGTAAGGGCAATGGAAGCTAATAAATTGCAATATGAAAATTTGCAAAAAGAAGTGGAATTGAATTTAAAAGAGGTGAAATCTAATTTAAATTCAGCTAATGAAGAATTTTTAAATTTAATTGAAACTCAAAGAATTAAGGGAACAGAGCTTAGTGAGAATATTTTTAATGAACTATCAGAACATATTCAGAAAAAAGCAATGGATATGCATACTAATTGGAAAGATGAGCTTATTATTTTAAATAAATCTTTGCTTGATATTAAGATCTCAAGTGAAGAATTATTATCATCAGCTTCTTCTAAAATCGACTCTTTTGAAAAAGATGTTAATGAGAGACTTGAATATGTTATATCTAAAACAGAGACTTTTGAGGGTTCAGTATTAGATAGATATAGAGAATTAAAAGAGATGTCAAGTAAAAATAGTGAAGAAGTTTTATTGGGAATTAAAGAATTTATTGATAATCAAGCCGAAATAATTCATGACAAAGTTATTATGATGCTTAATGGGTTTAATGATGACTTCTCTAATAGAGAGGAAGTGATTAAACGCAAGATAGAGGAACTTAATTATAGTCTTAAGGACTTTAAGATTGAATGTGAAGATGTTTTAAACAATTTAAGATCAGATCTTGATGAATTTATTGAAACAAGAGTTCAAAAGATTGCTGCAATTAAGATGGATAATCAAAAACAAATAGATGATTTTTTAACTCAAATATCGGAAGATATCTTGAGTAAAAAAGATATGCTTGATAATGAAATAGATGGCAAGCTTAATACTTGGCAAGATAAATTGAGTGAAATATCAGTTAATATTGAAAATGTACTCTCTTCAGGAAAAATGGATATAAGTTCTATTGATTCAGAAATGGCTTTAAAAATTAATGATCTAAAGACTACTTTTGAGGGACTTGAGAGTTATTATCTTGAAAAAATAGATGAATTTAGAAATCAAGGAAATGTATATGCAGATGAGCTTTTACAAAATATTATGAGTCATTTTGATACGGATGCTAAAGAACTTGAAGAGAGTTTGTCTAAAAAATTTGCTATTGTTTTAGATAAGTCAGAAGAGTTTGTTAAAGAAGTTGATAGTTTACTTAAAGACAAAAGGACAGACATTGCTTCATTCCAAGCAAATATTGATATTACTATTGATTCTCTTAATTCAAGATTTAATGATCTAAATAGAGAGATTAATGAAAAATATAGTAAAGTCATATCTGATTCTAGAGGGTATTCAGAGACTCTTGCTAGTAAATTAGAAAATGAAATAGGGTATGAAATAGAAAATGTAAATAGAAGGTTAACAGATAAAATAGATGTTCTCAGTAAAAATATGGATGAAAATATAGAAAAATTTAAAGAATCTTTTGATGTATCTAGGTATCAAGTTGCAAACTTTGAAATTAGAATTAAGGATATAGTAGAAAAAGAAGAAGTAAGGATTGGTGAATTTCTTAGAGAAATTGAGTATCAATATAAAATGAGACGCGAAGAGGCAATTGACTATAGAAAAGTCATGGATAATGATATTATTCAATTAAAAGAAAGGTTTATAGGCGTAATAAATGAGCTTAAGAATAATATTGAGGATAAGTCTGAATTTTTAAATGAGCTTTATAAAGAGAGATTTAAAATTGTTGAGAATAATTTTGATGAGAGATATTCAACATTTTTTATTGAGAGTGAAGGGGCTATTTCAAAAATTAGAGATGAGATATATAAGATTCTTACAGATAATGATGATCGTTTAAGAGCCAAAATTGCTGAAATGGATCGTAATTTTGAAATAGTAGATGCAAGATCAAAAGAAATTTTAGAGTTTGAAGAAGATTTAAGAAAAAAAATAGAAGAGAATAATAATAGCATTTATGAGCAATTTGATATTGTGAAATTTGATATTGAAAAAGAAATGAAAATTCAATTTGATGCATATATGATGAAAGTTACCTCTGCAATTAATGATGAAATTGAAAAGTATGAGTATGGAATTAATGAAAAATTAGATGTTCTTAAATCTATTGAAGATAACTGTGAAATTATAGAAAAAAATTTAAAAGAGAAAATGGATAAATATAATAATGATTGCGACAAAGTTTTTGATTTAAAGTATGCTGAACTTGAAGACAAGTATAATGAGAAACATTCACTTATAGAGAGAAAGATAGATGATAAGGCTAATGAGGTTGAAGAGTTAATATCAAATAAATATGCTGAGCTTGAAGGCAAATATAATGAGAAACATTCACTTATAGAGAGAAAGATAGATGATAAGACTAATGTGGTTGAAGAGTTAATATCAAATAAATATACTGAACTTGAAGACAAATATAATGAGAAACATTTACTTAT
- the der gene encoding ribosome biogenesis GTPase Der encodes MQNYSSVLIVGRPNVGKSTLFNKLLSSNRSITNEVYGVTRDLVREICKVNSYKFYLIDAGGFTLLKDELSQVVVNKVIGLLDSVDLILLVLDVNEILLEDYELIDRLRKYSDKVVLILNKVDSSHKEILAYEFQKLGFRKSFLVSATHGKGINDLRIFLKDSVGKLSDDEHIDVKIGIIGKPNSGKSTLINFLAGDEVSIVSSVAGTTRDFIKAKFQRNSKTFELIDTAGIRRRARVNEIIEHYSVSRALRVIDMVDVVFLLVDVNEDLTSQDKKIAHYAAKRGKGIIIVFTKWDLVKYRSGYFEAVKNRVKFFFPVLNFSPVLKISVHNRMGVDNLFKETIKLKEQLDLKINTSDLNKMLNLWVKDYHLNSSYKVKYITQVSVNPIKFILFANKITNFPNSYYNYLVNNIRKIGYYNVPILIELREKTRELK; translated from the coding sequence ATTCAAAATTATAGCAGTGTTCTTATTGTTGGCAGACCAAATGTTGGAAAGTCTACTTTGTTTAATAAGCTTTTAAGTTCAAATAGAAGTATTACGAATGAAGTTTATGGGGTTACTAGAGATTTAGTAAGAGAAATCTGTAAAGTAAATTCTTATAAGTTTTATTTGATTGATGCTGGTGGATTTACGCTTTTAAAGGATGAACTTAGTCAGGTTGTGGTTAATAAAGTTATAGGCTTGCTTGATAGTGTGGATTTAATTTTACTTGTTTTAGATGTGAATGAGATATTGTTAGAAGATTATGAACTTATTGATAGATTGAGGAAATATAGTGATAAAGTAGTTTTAATATTAAATAAAGTGGATAGTAGTCATAAGGAAATTTTAGCTTATGAATTTCAAAAATTGGGTTTTAGGAAGAGTTTTTTAGTTAGTGCAACTCATGGAAAGGGAATTAATGATTTAAGGATTTTTTTAAAAGATTCAGTAGGTAAATTGTCAGATGATGAGCATATTGATGTTAAAATTGGTATTATAGGTAAGCCAAATTCAGGAAAGTCTACTCTTATTAATTTTTTGGCAGGAGATGAGGTTTCTATTGTGTCTTCTGTGGCTGGCACCACAAGAGATTTTATTAAAGCAAAGTTTCAGAGGAATTCTAAGACATTTGAACTTATTGACACGGCTGGAATAAGAAGACGTGCAAGAGTAAATGAAATTATTGAACATTATTCTGTAAGTAGGGCTTTAAGAGTAATTGATATGGTGGATGTTGTCTTTTTATTAGTTGATGTTAATGAAGATTTAACATCTCAAGATAAAAAAATTGCTCATTATGCAGCTAAGCGAGGTAAAGGAATTATTATTGTATTTACCAAATGGGATCTTGTAAAATATAGAAGCGGTTATTTTGAGGCTGTAAAGAATCGTGTTAAATTTTTCTTTCCAGTTTTAAATTTTTCTCCTGTATTAAAAATATCTGTGCATAATAGGATGGGGGTAGATAACCTTTTTAAGGAGACAATTAAATTAAAAGAGCAACTTGATCTTAAAATAAATACTTCTGATTTAAATAAGATGTTAAATTTGTGGGTTAAGGATTATCATTTGAATTCTTCATATAAAGTTAAATATATAACTCAGGTTAGTGTTAATCCTATTAAGTTTATTTTATTTGCAAATAAGATAACCAATTTCCCAAATTCTTATTATAATTATTTAGTAAATAATATTCGTAAAATTGGTTACTATAATGTTCCAATTTTAATAGAACTTAGAGAGAAAACAAGAGAACTAAAGTGA
- the rny gene encoding ribonuclease Y: protein MSYITFSSILAGVLGIILGFIIRIILGRFSLLNLDKKLKKVQEEAILEIENERKRVISHAKAQMLKDKNQQDREIRERKNEVFNLEKRLLQREETLDKRIAALDKQQSRIDFKLKEFEQKEKIIREKELSLVKKIENIAGLTKDEARKIVIEKVENESKRDAQIIINKSEQEAQLLADKVAKDILVSTMQRIVTEVSSEFTVTSVELPNDEMKGRIIGKEGRNIRVLETLIGADIIIDDTPEAVVISCFDPVRKEVAKRTLERLISDGRIHPARIEEIVYSVTNEINNIILEEGERAVFDLNIHGFDKRLIRGLGRLYFRSSYGQNVLSHSKETAIIGEILAKEMKLDPVVVKRACLLHDIGKGMESISENSEGHAITGAELAQSCGESDIVVNAIAAHHNEIKPESFEAIVVQIADAISASRPGARRESLNNYITRLKRLEEIAYGFAGVQKCYAIQAGREVRIIVDNLLVNDEKATMLARDIAKKIEVEMRYPGKIKVTIIRETRVIEYAR from the coding sequence ATGTCATATATTACTTTTTCTTCTATTCTTGCTGGTGTCCTAGGTATTATATTAGGTTTTATAATAAGAATTATTTTAGGTAGATTTTCTTTATTAAATTTAGATAAAAAACTAAAGAAGGTACAAGAAGAAGCAATCTTAGAAATAGAAAATGAAAGAAAACGAGTTATTTCACATGCAAAAGCTCAGATGCTTAAAGATAAAAACCAGCAAGATAGGGAAATAAGAGAGAGAAAAAATGAGGTTTTTAATTTAGAGAAAAGGTTATTACAGAGGGAAGAAACCTTAGATAAAAGAATAGCAGCCCTTGATAAACAACAAAGTAGAATTGATTTTAAACTTAAAGAATTTGAACAGAAAGAGAAAATAATACGTGAGAAAGAATTATCTCTTGTTAAAAAAATTGAAAATATTGCTGGTCTTACAAAAGATGAAGCAAGAAAGATTGTAATTGAAAAGGTTGAGAATGAATCTAAAAGAGATGCTCAAATCATTATTAATAAGTCTGAACAAGAGGCTCAGCTCTTAGCAGATAAAGTGGCCAAAGATATATTAGTATCTACTATGCAACGCATAGTAACAGAAGTTAGTTCTGAGTTTACAGTAACTTCTGTTGAACTTCCTAATGATGAGATGAAAGGTAGAATCATTGGTAAAGAAGGACGTAATATTAGGGTTCTTGAAACATTAATAGGTGCAGATATTATTATTGATGATACTCCAGAGGCTGTTGTGATATCTTGTTTTGATCCAGTAAGAAAAGAAGTAGCAAAAAGAACTCTTGAGAGGCTTATTTCAGATGGAAGAATTCATCCTGCTAGAATTGAGGAGATTGTTTATAGTGTTACTAATGAGATTAACAATATTATTCTTGAAGAAGGTGAAAGGGCAGTATTTGATTTAAATATACATGGATTTGATAAAAGATTGATTAGAGGGCTTGGGAGGCTTTATTTTAGAAGTAGCTATGGTCAAAATGTTTTAAGTCATTCAAAAGAAACAGCTATAATTGGAGAAATTTTAGCTAAAGAGATGAAATTAGATCCTGTTGTTGTTAAAAGGGCATGTCTTTTACATGATATTGGAAAAGGAATGGAAAGTATTTCTGAGAATAGTGAGGGACATGCTATTACAGGTGCTGAACTTGCTCAGAGCTGTGGTGAGAGTGATATTGTTGTTAATGCTATTGCTGCACACCATAATGAAATAAAACCTGAGAGCTTTGAGGCTATAGTTGTTCAAATAGCTGATGCTATTTCTGCATCGCGTCCTGGCGCAAGACGTGAGAGTTTAAATAATTATATAACAAGACTTAAGAGACTTGAAGAGATTGCTTATGGATTTGCGGGTGTTCAAAAGTGTTATGCAATTCAGGCGGGTCGTGAAGTTAGAATCATTGTTGACAATTTGTTGGTTAATGATGAGAAAGCTACTATGCTTGCAAGAGATATTGCAAAGAAGATAGAAGTTGAAATGCGATATCCTGGAAAGATCAAAGTTACTATTATTCGTGAGACCCGGGTTATTGAATATGCAAGATAG
- a CDS encoding TIGR00282 family metallophosphoesterase, which translates to MQDSDVIRTLIVGDIVGNGGLKRIFFHLKSLKDKYNIDLTIVNGENSSGGFGITPEIAENLFKTGVNVITTGNHIYADQSIREYLNKQEYILRPNNFSDLLEGHGHCILNVKGEKVAVINIQGFLGMTFIVKNPFENVKKVINMIKNKVKTIFVDFHAESNYEKESFGYFLNGLVTGVVGTHTHIMTCDERILDKGTAYITDLGMTGSFNSVIGFNPEISLKGLLEYISLRTETVEEDVIIQGVVITSHLYTGRALKIERIQK; encoded by the coding sequence ATGCAAGATAGTGATGTTATTAGGACTTTAATAGTTGGAGATATTGTAGGAAATGGAGGACTTAAGAGGATTTTCTTTCATCTTAAGAGTCTTAAGGATAAGTATAATATAGATTTAACAATTGTTAATGGAGAGAATTCTTCTGGTGGTTTTGGAATTACTCCAGAGATAGCCGAAAATCTTTTTAAAACAGGTGTAAATGTGATTACTACGGGTAATCACATTTATGCTGATCAGAGTATAAGAGAATATTTAAATAAACAGGAATATATATTAAGACCAAATAATTTTTCAGATTTACTTGAAGGACATGGTCATTGTATTTTGAATGTCAAGGGTGAAAAAGTTGCTGTTATAAATATTCAAGGATTTTTAGGAATGACTTTTATTGTGAAAAATCCTTTTGAAAATGTAAAAAAAGTTATAAATATGATTAAGAATAAAGTTAAGACGATTTTTGTTGATTTTCATGCTGAGAGTAATTATGAAAAAGAAAGTTTTGGATATTTTTTAAATGGATTGGTAACGGGAGTTGTTGGTACTCATACACATATAATGACTTGCGATGAGAGAATCTTGGATAAGGGTACTGCTTATATTACTGATCTTGGTATGACTGGTAGTTTCAACTCTGTCATAGGCTTTAATCCTGAAATTTCTCTTAAAGGATTACTTGAATATATTTCTTTAAGAACAGAAACTGTTGAGGAAGATGTGATTATACAGGGAGTTGTTATTACTTCTCATTTATACACAGGACGTGCTTTGAAAATTGAGAGAATACAAAAATAG
- a CDS encoding TlyA family RNA methyltransferase, translating to MREYKNSLLNVLCRNYPSFTRDELRILIVTGRVYVNSHKEKNPKVLILKNSKIELVERKSKQFVSRGGDKLFEALEIFKIVVKDKICVDVGASTGGFTDCLLQEGAKLIYAVDVGLNQLSYKLRIDPRVKVFERTNIFDIKKFDIQPNLAVIDVSFRSVISICANLIDKLSDKLIIALVKPQFELKDLDLNIKDFNGIVEHRYLNEILNKVIKKFYDNYLQIKGILKLTTKGRKGNQEFMFLVSRNSGVNLMQSLAFLDDIDFNI from the coding sequence TTGAGAGAATACAAAAATAGTTTGCTCAATGTTCTTTGTAGGAATTATCCAAGTTTCACAAGAGATGAATTGAGAATCTTAATTGTAACAGGTAGAGTGTATGTTAATTCTCACAAGGAAAAAAATCCTAAAGTTTTAATATTAAAAAATAGTAAGATAGAGCTGGTTGAGAGAAAATCTAAACAGTTTGTTTCAAGAGGGGGAGATAAACTTTTTGAGGCTTTAGAGATATTTAAGATTGTGGTTAAAGATAAAATTTGTGTTGATGTTGGTGCTTCAACCGGTGGTTTTACGGATTGTCTTTTGCAGGAAGGGGCAAAATTAATTTATGCAGTTGATGTTGGATTGAATCAACTTTCTTATAAATTAAGAATTGATCCAAGAGTTAAAGTTTTTGAGAGAACTAATATTTTTGATATTAAGAAATTTGACATTCAACCTAATTTGGCCGTTATTGATGTGTCTTTTAGATCTGTAATCAGCATATGTGCAAATTTAATTGATAAACTTTCTGATAAACTTATTATTGCGCTTGTTAAGCCTCAATTTGAGCTTAAAGATTTAGATTTAAATATCAAAGATTTTAATGGTATAGTTGAACATAGATATTTAAATGAGATATTAAATAAGGTGATTAAAAAGTTTTATGATAATTATTTACAAATTAAAGGCATATTAAAACTTACAACTAAAGGTCGCAAGGGGAATCAGGAATTTATGTTTTTAGTTTCTAGAAATAGTGGAGTAAATTTGATGCAATCATTGGCATTTCTTGATGATATTGATTTTAATATTTAG
- the rplQ gene encoding 50S ribosomal protein L17 gives MKTKVGFNRLDRKSSHRKALLKNMVISLFRHERITSTKAKLSEVRRFAEKLITRAKVDSVHNRREISKFIHDKYILNKLFTKISPIFKERKGGYTRVIKLGQRYGDAAEMAILELVDKTLEEK, from the coding sequence ATGAAGACTAAGGTAGGATTTAATAGATTAGATAGAAAATCAAGTCATAGAAAGGCGCTTTTAAAGAATATGGTAATTTCTCTTTTTAGGCATGAAAGGATAACTTCTACTAAGGCAAAATTAAGTGAGGTTAGAAGATTTGCTGAAAAGTTAATTACGAGAGCCAAAGTTGATAGCGTGCATAATAGGAGAGAAATATCAAAATTTATACATGATAAGTATATCCTTAATAAATTATTTACTAAAATTTCCCCTATCTTTAAAGAAAGAAAGGGTGGTTATACTAGGGTTATTAAGCTAGGACAAAGGTATGGAGATGCAGCTGAAATGGCAATTCTGGAACTAGTTGATAAAACCTTAGAAGAAAAGTAA
- a CDS encoding HAD family hydrolase, translating into MIKAVVFDLDGTLYPEISINLIMFPEFLKNIRFFLAFKKIRKEIRVLQRGKSVPSSRDELVSRQVSMLASHLGFNENRCEFLLNKIYYGTSFSDKFRNIKPYSGVHDLIYFLKSNGIKLGVMSDFPIATRVSNLLNIDDSFWDILYSSEDTGYLKPNKVAFLRILDELGVDNKHVLYVGNSYEYDILGASSLCMKTAYLSKKKLLKDMKCDFIFSNYKDLQRYILLNI; encoded by the coding sequence ATGATAAAAGCTGTAGTATTTGATCTTGATGGAACTCTTTATCCTGAGATTAGTATTAATTTAATAATGTTTCCTGAATTTTTAAAGAATATTAGATTTTTTTTGGCTTTTAAAAAGATAAGAAAAGAAATAAGAGTTTTACAGAGAGGGAAAAGTGTTCCTTCAAGTAGAGATGAATTGGTGTCTAGGCAAGTTAGTATGCTTGCTAGTCATTTAGGTTTTAATGAGAATAGATGTGAATTTTTATTGAATAAAATATATTATGGGACATCTTTTAGTGATAAATTTAGAAATATTAAACCGTATTCTGGTGTTCATGATTTGATTTATTTTCTTAAATCTAATGGAATAAAATTAGGAGTAATGTCAGATTTTCCTATTGCAACTCGTGTAAGTAACTTATTAAATATTGATGATAGTTTTTGGGATATTCTCTATTCATCAGAAGATACTGGTTATTTAAAACCAAATAAGGTAGCTTTTTTAAGAATTTTAGATGAACTGGGTGTAGATAATAAGCATGTTTTATATGTTGGAAATTCTTATGAATATGATATTTTAGGAGCTAGTAGCTTGTGTATGAAAACAGCTTATCTTTCTAAGAAAAAATTACTTAAAGATATGAAGTGTGATTTTATTTTTAGTAATTATAAAGACTTGCAAAGATATATACTTTTAAATATATAA
- a CDS encoding GerMN domain-containing protein — protein MQLIRKKKNSRRKTSNFSQVDIFLILFAIFLTAICLLLIIKSSLLNNIFNNEQINNNFELLKTKPKEVEVKIDNTKSENIKMLNNEKFLIKPPEIKKIKEELQEQEHKHLQNQKEVKLYFIKVTSEGHFLKQGVKRNIHYDKNILEKTLKALLNGPNEYELKNNFLSLIPINTKILNLSINEGIAHINLSKEFYENSFGIEGIINQVKQIISTCLEIQGIKGITLNIENNPIIIEDLNLNFSGILDNTKLAKY, from the coding sequence ATTCAATTGATAAGAAAAAAAAAGAACAGTAGGCGCAAAACAAGCAACTTCAGTCAAGTAGATATATTTTTAATATTGTTTGCCATATTTTTAACGGCAATATGCTTATTGCTAATAATCAAAAGCTCACTACTTAACAACATATTCAACAATGAACAAATTAACAACAATTTTGAACTGCTCAAGACAAAACCTAAGGAAGTAGAAGTAAAGATAGACAATACAAAAAGTGAAAATATAAAAATGCTTAATAATGAAAAATTTTTAATAAAACCGCCCGAAATAAAAAAAATCAAAGAAGAGCTCCAAGAACAAGAACACAAACATTTACAAAATCAAAAAGAAGTTAAACTATACTTCATTAAAGTCACTTCTGAAGGACATTTTTTAAAACAAGGTGTCAAAAGAAATATTCATTACGATAAAAATATTCTTGAAAAAACATTAAAAGCACTATTGAATGGACCAAATGAATATGAACTTAAAAATAATTTTCTAAGTCTAATTCCTATTAACACCAAAATATTAAATTTAAGTATTAATGAGGGTATTGCTCATATTAATTTATCAAAGGAATTTTATGAAAATAGCTTTGGAATAGAAGGAATAATTAACCAAGTAAAACAAATTATTTCAACATGTCTTGAAATTCAAGGTATCAAAGGAATAACTTTAAACATTGAAAACAATCCAATAATCATTGAAGATTTAAATTTAAACTTCTCAGGAATACTAGATAATACAAAACTTGCTAAATATTAA